From the Rhizomicrobium palustre genome, the window CCGCCCTGGTGATGAAGGTGCCCTATTACACCACCCTGGCGGGCGCCATGGCGGCAACCGAAGCGATCGCAGCTTTGCGTGCCGGAACCTTGGATGTGCGCCCCTTGCAGGAAGTCCCCGCCAAGGACGACTTCCTAGAGGATTGAGGGCTTTGCGCCGGGGCTAAGGCACTGTCCCGGCTCAAAGATTTCTTTGTACGTTAACAAGGGGTTAATGGCCCAATTCCAAAGGACCGGCCCCCCTCACCCTTGCAGTCGCCGCACACCCGCCTTACATTATTTGCCCCGCTTTGGTCTGGAATGCTCCAGACCGGATGGTTAACAGCGGAATTCCTTTCACTACCGCATCCGGCCACATGGCCTGCATGGGGCGGGAGGGAAAGGCTTTGCCGATATTGGGATAAGTGACGCCATGGAACGCATTCCGATGACCGCCTCGGGCTATAAGGCCCTCGAAGTGGAACTCGATAAGTTGAGAAACGTGGAACGCCACGAAGTCATTAAGGCTATCGCCGAGGCGCGTGCGCATGGAGACCTCTCCGAAAACGCCGAGTACCACGCCGCGAAAGAACGCCAGTCCTTCATCGAAGGCCGGGTGATCGAGCTGGAAGACCAGATCGGTCGCGCAGATGTGATCGATGTGTCGCGGCTGTCGGGCTCAGCCGTGAAGTTCGGCGCGACCGTGACCATCGTGGATGAAGACACCGATGAGGAACGCAAGTTCCAGATCGTCGGCGACCTTGAAGCCGATGCGAAAAACGGCCGCATCTCGATCTCCTCCCCCATCGCCCGCGCCATCATTGGCAAAAACAAGGGCGACACGGTGGAAGTCGCCACCCCCGGCGGCGCACGCTCCTATGAGATCTTGAAGGTCGAGTGGATCTGATCCGCGCACCTTAGCTAAATAAAAAAGCGCCTCGAGTATCTCGGGGCGCTTTTGTTTTGAGATGACGTGAAAAGGCTTATTTCGACGGGTCGAACTTGATCGGAACCTTAATGGACCCGGTCTTGGAACCGACTGGCAGCGCTTCAGCGACGCAGAGCGCGGCCTTATCAGCATTGGCGGCGCCATCGGCGGTCACCACCTTGCAGTCGTTCAATTTGCCGTCTGCGGCATTGCATTCCAGCATCACGCTCGCCGTCGATTTCACGGAGAATTTCGCGGCGCAGCTCGAGAATTGTTCCGCGAGACTGCCTGCGGCACATGGCGCTGCGATCATCACGGCACCCGCCAAGAAAACTGCGACTTTCATCATTTCGATGTGCTCCCACCCTTTGTGATTATTCCCGGATCTTCGCCGGACTTTTCTCAACCTAGGAGGCAGTGATTAAAAATACGTCGCTTTGCCAGTTCGCCGCGCGAAGCTCTCGAAGACGCTTAACAAATCCTTTCCCAATGCATCCACTGGCGGCACTCCGCTGCAACGCCCGTGACACTTGTAGAATCCTGTTAATCGCGTGGTGAGCTTCTCATGCGCAAACTACGGATAACTCGGGGACGCCCCGTTCAGGGGATACAAGATAAGGAATGGCTGTAATGGGTTTCCGGCTGGCGGACATGCCGCTTATGGTGAAGATGGCGTTTGCGCCAACGCTTGCGTTGGTGGCGCTTGCAGGGGTGGCGTGGGTTTCTATCGGCGCGCAAAAGCATAGTGCCGAAGAGCTCAACAACGTCGTGCATGTCGAAATGGTCAAAAGTCTCGAGATGAAGAACATCTCGGAGAAGATCCAGATCGCGCATGGCGACCTTTATATGCTGCTCACCCATGCCGCGGCGAAGATCGACGCGGGTAAGATCGATACGCAGACCAAGGATCTCATCGCCAGCCTCAACGCATTGCAGACCCGCTTGAAGGCACTTGAGCCAAAGATGAACGCGCAGCAAAAGCCGCTCATCACCAAACTCGAAAAGCAGCTTGATGAAACCAAGAGCGCCGTCGACCTCGTAGGTTCGATGGTGAGCGCGGACTTCTCAGCGGCGGCCAGCTTTGTCGATCCCTTCGAAAAAAGCTACCAGCAGATGGGCGCAACGCTCGATCAGCTTGTGAAAGTGACGCAAGAAGGCACCAACGTCCAAGCTGAAGCTTCCGCCAAGCGCGCCGCGGACACGCAGAATTCGATCACGACCATTGCGATCATCACACTGCTTCTGGTGGCAGGCCTTGGGGTGGCCGGTGTGCTGGTTCTGCGCCGCGATGTGAAGAAGATTGCCGAAGCGACCGAAGCGCTCGCCAATGGCAACACCAACGTCGATATCCAGGCGATGCAGCGCGGCGACGAATTCGGCGCCATTGTCCGGTCGCTTGAAGTCTTCCGCACCAATGAAGCCAAGCTTGCCGAAGTACGCATCGAGCAGGAAGAAAACGCCAAGGCAGTGGACCTCGTCGTCACCTCGCTGGCCGATGCGCTCAACCGCCTTGCCGATGGCGACCTCACCTTCCGCATCCGCACCGAGTTCAAGGGCGGCTACAGCAAGGTGCGCGACGACTTCAACGCCGCCATGCACAAGCTGGAAGAAACCCTGCGCACGATCTGGCAGGTGATGTTCAATGTGCAGTCGGGTTCCAACGAAATCAGCCGTGCCGCGGACGATATGTCGCGCCGCACCGAGCATCAGGCTGCCACGCTGGAAGAAACCGCCGCCACCATCGACAACATCACCACCACCGTGAAAAAGACGGCGGAAGGCGCCCTCAACGCCCGCGAAGCCGTCAAGACCGCGAAGGAAGACGCGACCCGCACGGGCGCTGTCGTCACCGATGCGGTGTCGGCGATGCATGAAATCGAAAAGAGCGCGGCGCAGATCGGCCAGATCGTTGGCGTGATCGACGAAATCGCCTTCCAGACCAACCTCCTCGCCCTCAACGCCGGTATCGAAGCGGCGCGCGCGGGTGATGCGGGCCGCGGCTTCGCGGTGGTCGCGAGCGAAGTGCGTGCCCTGTCGCATCGCTCCGCCGATGCCGCCAAGCAGATCAAGTCCTTGATCGGTACCTCGACCACCAAGATCAACCAAGGCGTCGGCCTGGTGGTGGAAGCCGGCAAGGCGCTGGACCGCATCGTCAATCAGGTCACCGAAATCAACTCGGTGGTCAGCGACATCACGGACTCGGCACAGGAAGAATCCAACAGCCTGGCGCAGGTGAACACGGCGGTCGCCGAACTCGACGGCGTGACGCAAGGCAACGCCGCGATGGTCGAAGAAGCCACTGCCTCCAGCCATTCGCTGGCAACGGAGACCCAAAACCTCGCCAGCCTCCTCGGCCGCTTCAAGGTCAATGGCGTGGAAGGTCAGGTCATCAAAAACGAAGCTCCCGCGGTCAAGCGCGAACGCGCCAAGCCCGCCGCGGCTGCTCCGGCGGCCGCCCCGGCACGCCCCAAGCGCGAGAAGGTCGCCGTCAATGCCGCTCCGGCCCCGGCTGCCCCCGCCCCGTCGGATGACTGGGAAGAGTTTTAAAAAAAGGGGGGCGTCAAAGCCCCCCTTTGAGTTTGGATGCATCGCATCCCTGGAAGGGCCTCGCCACAAGCGGGGCCTTTTCGTTTGCAGGACGTGTTATTCGGCCCCGCAATAGACCATGACGCCAGCGCTCTCGGGCGCCGCTTTCGTATCCCCCAGAAAACCAACCATCGCCACTGTGCCGCGCAGGGCTGAGACTTGCGCCGCCGGGGCCTCGACGATGGTTGCACCGGCCTTTTTCAAGGGATCGAGCACGGCAGGCGCGAAAGCGCCTTCCGCCACGAGCAAAGGCCGGCGTGCGAGCGGCAGCGCGTAGCTTGCAGGATCGGGATTGATGAGCAGCGGCGGCGCCGCCGCTGCTTTGGCGAGTGGCTGATGCTGGCCAATGTGCGACAGAACCAGGCGCAACACTTCGGGATGCAGCGAGGTGCCGATGGAACCACCCGCCAGCACGGGTTTCCTTTTGGCATCCAGGACCAAGAAATCCGCAATCTCATTAGGTAGCCGCGCGCCCGGCTTCAGCATTGCCATGCGCATCTGCTGAAAGCCCGCCGAATCTGGAAGCGGTATGCCGCCGACCACCATGCCGGTATCGCCCCAGACCACCGTATTGATGGTGTGGGTGACGATCGCGATGTTTCCGTTTTTATCGGCCACCACAATCGCATTGGAGTGATGGCTACCGCTATCAGACAGACCGAACAGCTCCGGCAACGCCGCTGCCAGAATCTGCCCATAGGCCTTGGTCTCTTGTCCGGCGCGCGAGGTGTCGGCGCCTTTCGATTTCAGCAGCGCCTCATCGGCGGGCAAAAGCTGCGGGGCGCTCGCCACCACCTGCCCTATCCGGCCGAGGGCTTTAAGTGTTTCACCATCTTCCCAGTACGGCCCGCGCTGATCGAGCTTCAAGGCCTCGGCGACATGCAGTGCGGTGAAGAATTGATAGCGGGCCAAGCTCGTGCCGCCATTGGTGTAGACGTGGTGGCCAAAGACATCGGTCGCCGCGGCCTCACTCCACAGCGGGCGATAGGCTGCGAGCTCCGCAGCGTCGGCCTTGCCGCCTTCACGGCGAACCTCTTTGACAAATTCCGCGGCCCATTGCCCGCTATACATCTCTGCCGCGCCGTTGCGTGCCACGGCTTTCAGCGTGCGCGCCAAGACAAGCTGGCGGAAGATATCGCCCGGGAGCGGCACATCACGGCCCGATTGCGCCAGAAACCCGCGCCCCGCTTCGGTGCGGTTGAAATAGGCTTTGCGCATCTGAAACAGCCCCGCCAGAGTCGGCGAGATCGCGATGCCATTCTCCGCATAATAGGTGGCGGGAGCCAAAGCCTCACGCAGCCCATAGCGGCCGAAACGTTTTTGCATCGCCTCGATACCGGCCATGAAGCCGGGCACGAGCACTTGGCGGCCGAGATCCTTTCCGAGGGCTGGGGCCGGGCCGCCGGTCAGGGCGGATATATCGCC encodes:
- the greA gene encoding transcription elongation factor GreA, which produces MERIPMTASGYKALEVELDKLRNVERHEVIKAIAEARAHGDLSENAEYHAAKERQSFIEGRVIELEDQIGRADVIDVSRLSGSAVKFGATVTIVDEDTDEERKFQIVGDLEADAKNGRISISSPIARAIIGKNKGDTVEVATPGGARSYEILKVEWI
- a CDS encoding methyl-accepting chemotaxis protein, with the protein product MAVMGFRLADMPLMVKMAFAPTLALVALAGVAWVSIGAQKHSAEELNNVVHVEMVKSLEMKNISEKIQIAHGDLYMLLTHAAAKIDAGKIDTQTKDLIASLNALQTRLKALEPKMNAQQKPLITKLEKQLDETKSAVDLVGSMVSADFSAAASFVDPFEKSYQQMGATLDQLVKVTQEGTNVQAEASAKRAADTQNSITTIAIITLLLVAGLGVAGVLVLRRDVKKIAEATEALANGNTNVDIQAMQRGDEFGAIVRSLEVFRTNEAKLAEVRIEQEENAKAVDLVVTSLADALNRLADGDLTFRIRTEFKGGYSKVRDDFNAAMHKLEETLRTIWQVMFNVQSGSNEISRAADDMSRRTEHQAATLEETAATIDNITTTVKKTAEGALNAREAVKTAKEDATRTGAVVTDAVSAMHEIEKSAAQIGQIVGVIDEIAFQTNLLALNAGIEAARAGDAGRGFAVVASEVRALSHRSADAAKQIKSLIGTSTTKINQGVGLVVEAGKALDRIVNQVTEINSVVSDITDSAQEESNSLAQVNTAVAELDGVTQGNAAMVEEATASSHSLATETQNLASLLGRFKVNGVEGQVIKNEAPAVKRERAKPAAAAPAAAPARPKREKVAVNAAPAPAAPAPSDDWEEF
- a CDS encoding gamma-glutamyltransferase gives rise to the protein MKHVFILALAACAGSVGAADFSPAAWPKEIRLRAEAQEASWAPLQSRVVEGKAGMISATVSPLAVEAGLAMLRQGGSAADAAASVALTQVATQLGSVVSYAGIAMVVYYEAKTGKVYALDAGYGTWRGESDPASITPGDISALTGGPAPALGKDLGRQVLVPGFMAGIEAMQKRFGRYGLREALAPATYYAENGIAISPTLAGLFQMRKAYFNRTEAGRGFLAQSGRDVPLPGDIFRQLVLARTLKAVARNGAAEMYSGQWAAEFVKEVRREGGKADAAELAAYRPLWSEAAATDVFGHHVYTNGGTSLARYQFFTALHVAEALKLDQRGPYWEDGETLKALGRIGQVVASAPQLLPADEALLKSKGADTSRAGQETKAYGQILAAALPELFGLSDSGSHHSNAIVVADKNGNIAIVTHTINTVVWGDTGMVVGGIPLPDSAGFQQMRMAMLKPGARLPNEIADFLVLDAKRKPVLAGGSIGTSLHPEVLRLVLSHIGQHQPLAKAAAAPPLLINPDPASYALPLARRPLLVAEGAFAPAVLDPLKKAGATIVEAPAAQVSALRGTVAMVGFLGDTKAAPESAGVMVYCGAE